A portion of the Candidatus Methylomirabilota bacterium genome contains these proteins:
- a CDS encoding aldo/keto reductase, whose product LREVLRGFVARGGRVVDSSPMYGTAETVVGDLGSELGLLASLFIATKVWTQGREAGLGQMERSLQRFRVRRLDLVQVHNLVDWQTHLRTLREWKETGRVRYVGVTHYTASAHDDLERVLRGEPLDFVQLNYSLAEREAERRLLPLARDRGIAVLVNRPYADGALFQRVRGHRLPPWAADLDCASWGQFFLKWILAHPAVTCVIPATSKPEHLADNMGAGAGALPDSAARERMAAHLASL is encoded by the coding sequence CCTGCGCGAGGTCCTGCGCGGCTTCGTCGCACGGGGCGGCCGCGTCGTCGACTCGTCACCCATGTACGGGACGGCGGAGACCGTCGTCGGCGACCTCGGCTCGGAGCTCGGGCTGCTCGCGTCGCTCTTCATCGCGACCAAGGTGTGGACGCAGGGACGGGAGGCCGGTCTGGGCCAGATGGAGCGCTCGTTGCAGCGCTTCCGCGTCAGACGCCTCGACCTCGTACAGGTCCACAACCTGGTGGATTGGCAGACCCACCTCCGCACGCTCCGTGAGTGGAAGGAGACCGGCCGCGTCCGCTACGTCGGCGTCACGCACTACACGGCGAGCGCGCACGACGACCTCGAGCGCGTGTTGCGCGGCGAGCCGCTCGACTTCGTCCAGCTCAATTACTCCCTCGCCGAGCGCGAGGCCGAGCGCCGGCTCCTGCCGCTGGCGCGCGACCGCGGTATCGCCGTGCTGGTGAACCGGCCCTACGCCGATGGCGCGCTGTTCCAGCGCGTGCGGGGTCACCGGCTGCCGCCCTGGGCCGCGGACCTCGACTGCGCGAGCTGGGGCCAGTTCTTCCTGAAGTGGATCCTGGCCCACCCGGCCGTCACCTGCGTGATCCCGGCCACGAGCAAGCCCGAGCACCTCGCCGACAACATGGGAGCGGGCGCCGGCGCCCTGCCTGACAGCGCGGCCCGCGAGCGCATGGCGGCCCACCTCGCCTCGCTGTGA
- a CDS encoding MFS transporter has product MIPAWKAKEARATLLACAYFFFALCSWFILRPIRDEMGVAGGVASLPWLYTGTMAATLAANPLYSSLVVRFPVKRFIAIAYRTIMALVIGFFVLFRVWPDHDLAIGRVFFVTSSVFNLFITAIFWSFMADRFRTDQGKRLFAIIGVGGTVGAIVGSAVTAALAERIGRLTLLLVSVAMLEAAVQCVLHFPAPFREPEDAARGARAEAERPIGGTAWANVTHVLRSPYLIGICGFMLLFTIGSTSLYFHQAELAGRAFQDRGARTAFLARMDLAVQSLTVFLQVFVTGRLLRAIGVGSTLAILPLVSVAGFAALGVASVLPVLVVFFVLRRALNFGLTGPTREVLFTVLPREDKYKAKSFIDTFVYRGGDQIGAWSYALLLWLGFGQSAIAWTAVPLSAAWLALALWLGRRQAALAEGQAQAA; this is encoded by the coding sequence GTGATACCGGCCTGGAAGGCGAAGGAAGCGCGCGCGACGCTGCTGGCGTGCGCGTACTTCTTCTTCGCGCTCTGCAGCTGGTTCATCCTGCGGCCGATCCGCGACGAGATGGGCGTCGCAGGCGGGGTCGCGAGTCTGCCGTGGCTCTACACGGGCACGATGGCGGCGACGCTCGCGGCTAACCCGCTCTACTCGTCGCTCGTCGTCAGGTTCCCGGTAAAGCGCTTCATCGCCATCGCCTACCGCACCATCATGGCGCTGGTGATCGGCTTCTTCGTCCTCTTCCGGGTGTGGCCGGACCACGACCTGGCGATCGGGCGGGTCTTCTTCGTCACCTCCAGCGTCTTCAACCTGTTCATCACGGCCATCTTCTGGTCGTTCATGGCCGATCGCTTCCGGACCGACCAGGGAAAGCGCCTCTTCGCGATCATCGGCGTCGGCGGGACGGTGGGGGCGATCGTGGGCTCGGCGGTGACGGCCGCGCTCGCCGAGCGCATCGGCCGCCTGACGCTCCTCCTCGTGTCGGTCGCGATGCTCGAGGCCGCGGTCCAGTGCGTGCTCCATTTCCCGGCGCCCTTCCGTGAGCCCGAGGACGCGGCGCGGGGCGCGCGCGCCGAGGCGGAGCGGCCCATCGGCGGCACGGCCTGGGCGAACGTGACCCACGTGCTGCGCTCGCCCTACCTGATCGGCATCTGCGGCTTCATGCTCCTCTTCACGATCGGGTCGACCTCGCTCTACTTCCACCAGGCGGAGCTCGCGGGCCGCGCGTTCCAGGACCGCGGGGCGCGCACGGCCTTCCTGGCGCGGATGGACCTCGCCGTGCAGTCGCTCACGGTATTCCTCCAGGTCTTCGTCACCGGCCGGCTGCTGCGCGCGATCGGCGTCGGGTCGACCCTGGCGATCCTGCCGCTCGTCAGCGTCGCCGGGTTTGCCGCGCTCGGCGTCGCGTCCGTGCTCCCGGTGCTCGTCGTCTTCTTCGTCCTCCGTCGCGCCCTCAACTTCGGCCTCACCGGCCCGACGCGCGAGGTGCTCTTCACCGTCCTCCCCCGCGAGGACAAGTACAAGGCGAAGAGCTTCATCGACACGTTCGTCTACCGCGGCGGCGACCAGATCGGCGCCTGGTCGTACGCCCTCCTGCTCTGGCTGGGGTTCGGTCAGTCGGCGATCGCGTGGACCGCGGTGCCGCTGTCGGCCGCGTGGCTGGCGCTCGCGCTGTGGCTCGGCCGGAGACAGGCGGCGCTGGCGGAGGGGCAGGCGCAGGCCGCCTAA
- a CDS encoding ABC transporter ATP-binding protein, which translates to MIRVVGLRKAFETERSRLAAVDGVSFEIPEGRIFTLLGPSGCGKTTTMRCVAGLEKPETGEIVIGDQAVFSSARRVFVPPNKRSIGMVFQSYAIWPHMTVFDNVAFPLIVEKRPRAEIRERVADVLKIVGLSGLEDRPAPRLSGGQQQRVALARALVKRPRVLLLDEPLSNLDAKLREEMRFEIRQLQRQLRITTLYVTHDQGEALALSDLIAVMRAGKILAVGKPQEIYNRPTNRFVAEFVGLANFLDGKVVETGGDVLGVVETALHGPIRCTVLATLTAGEAVSVSVRPEHIRLFRETPPPEVKDNVLAGSVKVVSFMGEFNDCQITVGETTFRVRTDPFVRPRRGEQVYLHLDAESCVAVPRGGS; encoded by the coding sequence ATGATCAGAGTCGTGGGGCTCAGAAAAGCGTTCGAGACGGAACGCAGCCGGCTGGCGGCCGTGGACGGCGTGAGCTTCGAGATTCCCGAGGGTCGGATCTTCACGCTGCTGGGGCCGAGCGGGTGCGGGAAGACCACCACGATGCGCTGCGTCGCCGGGCTGGAGAAGCCCGAAACCGGGGAGATCGTCATCGGGGACCAGGCCGTGTTTTCCTCGGCGCGTCGCGTCTTCGTTCCTCCCAACAAGCGCTCGATCGGGATGGTCTTTCAGAGCTACGCCATCTGGCCCCACATGACGGTCTTCGACAACGTGGCGTTTCCGCTGATCGTGGAGAAGCGGCCCCGAGCGGAGATCCGGGAGCGCGTGGCCGACGTTCTGAAGATCGTGGGTCTCTCCGGTCTCGAGGATCGCCCGGCTCCCCGCCTGTCCGGCGGCCAGCAGCAGCGCGTCGCGCTGGCGCGAGCCCTGGTCAAGCGGCCGCGGGTGTTGCTGCTCGATGAGCCCCTTAGCAACCTCGACGCCAAGCTCCGCGAGGAGATGCGGTTCGAGATCCGCCAGCTCCAGCGACAGCTGCGCATCACCACGCTGTACGTGACGCACGATCAGGGCGAAGCCTTGGCCCTCTCCGACCTGATCGCCGTGATGCGCGCCGGCAAGATCCTGGCGGTCGGCAAACCCCAGGAGATCTACAATCGGCCGACCAACCGCTTCGTGGCGGAGTTCGTCGGGCTGGCGAACTTCCTGGACGGCAAGGTCGTCGAGACCGGGGGCGACGTCCTCGGCGTGGTCGAGACGGCGCTCCACGGACCGATCCGGTGCACGGTCCTCGCGACCCTCACGGCGGGGGAAGCCGTCAGCGTCTCGGTGCGGCCCGAGCATATCCGCCTGTTTCGAGAGACTCCGCCGCCGGAGGTGAAGGACAACGTCCTGGCGGGCTCCGTGAAGGTCGTGTCATTCATGGGAGAGTTCAACGACTGTCAGATCACCGTGGGGGAAACGACCTTCCGCGTCCGGACCGATCCCTTCGTCCGCCCGCGCCGCGGTGAGCAGGTGTACCTGCATCTCGATGCCGAGAGCTGCGTCGCGGTCCCCCGCGGAGGTTCTTAG